A window of the Marinifilum sp. JC120 genome harbors these coding sequences:
- a CDS encoding DUF115 domain-containing protein, which yields MSAYPFLKDNIEALQTYNPPFYAWLSSQDIDEEKLHESLFQNKWDILDWKMENGIGMFESVTPNMIYKSWKAEDKPETSATFIVGCNVGYGLNQVLMSTPDTHKVIVTDPNPEMILACLGQTDYRPFMEAGKLHFCPVDENSLMSIIKDLDLQFVYGKIYLRLDMASQQLGPEYARWSATIRNKMESFTVEMTTLRLKQDVMVGNELDNFSRILEDGSITPLKGAGRGMGAVVLGAGPSLTQFGPELAKNPGQAIFTTSLQGLPAVQKTGIKPHFCIGIDYNASMSRVYDQLDHEWAKDIPLIYSTKLDHEVLAAYPGPTIPMWTVGGLGTFALNNHEEVFDAGSNVSITLARFLDWCGFNHILMVGQDFAWKGQVSHASGHQNSGAQYNSAMLVELENADGEKLTSTIQYMTSKREMEEDIKNLRTPFFNLYGGCAVIEGTRNVDMHAVNMEGLLSAVPGSMDHFKTAMNMTATPRNMPTFDPRSPKWTSSLNHVTKRLEKLFRKHGKNQEEIHKTLHEVYFFIRQDLLYMPYLYNEILDMAGLARAKSRYVPKDLPHYKRIVKKILTKVRHMDRAMNVSANRKAA from the coding sequence ATGTCAGCCTATCCTTTTCTTAAAGACAACATCGAAGCTCTTCAAACATACAACCCGCCCTTTTATGCCTGGCTGAGCAGTCAGGATATTGACGAAGAGAAATTACATGAATCGCTCTTCCAGAATAAGTGGGACATTCTCGACTGGAAAATGGAAAACGGCATCGGGATGTTTGAATCCGTCACGCCCAACATGATCTACAAAAGCTGGAAGGCCGAAGATAAGCCCGAAACCAGTGCAACTTTCATTGTCGGATGCAATGTAGGCTACGGACTCAATCAGGTACTTATGAGCACACCCGACACCCACAAAGTCATTGTTACCGACCCTAATCCCGAAATGATACTCGCCTGTCTGGGACAGACCGACTACCGTCCTTTTATGGAAGCCGGAAAACTCCATTTTTGCCCAGTCGATGAAAACAGTTTGATGAGTATCATTAAAGACCTCGACCTTCAATTCGTATACGGTAAAATTTATCTGCGACTGGACATGGCCAGCCAGCAGCTCGGCCCGGAATACGCACGCTGGTCCGCCACCATCCGCAACAAGATGGAATCCTTCACCGTGGAAATGACCACCCTGCGTCTCAAACAGGACGTCATGGTCGGCAACGAACTGGACAACTTTTCACGCATCCTTGAAGACGGCAGTATCACCCCGCTCAAGGGAGCCGGACGCGGCATGGGCGCGGTAGTTCTTGGTGCCGGTCCCTCTCTGACTCAGTTCGGACCGGAACTGGCTAAGAATCCGGGACAAGCAATATTCACCACCTCTTTGCAGGGTCTTCCCGCTGTGCAGAAAACCGGAATCAAGCCCCACTTCTGTATCGGTATTGACTACAACGCTTCCATGAGCAGAGTTTATGATCAACTGGACCATGAATGGGCTAAGGATATCCCACTCATCTACTCCACCAAGCTGGATCATGAAGTGCTTGCCGCATATCCCGGACCGACCATCCCCATGTGGACCGTCGGCGGACTGGGAACATTCGCTCTGAACAACCATGAGGAAGTTTTCGATGCGGGTAGTAACGTCAGTATCACTCTGGCAAGATTTCTAGACTGGTGCGGCTTCAACCATATCCTGATGGTTGGACAGGATTTCGCATGGAAAGGTCAGGTATCCCACGCATCAGGTCACCAGAACTCCGGTGCCCAGTACAATTCGGCTATGCTGGTGGAACTGGAAAATGCAGACGGCGAAAAACTGACCTCCACTATCCAGTACATGACTTCCAAGCGTGAAATGGAAGAAGATATAAAAAATTTACGCACACCGTTCTTCAACCTTTACGGCGGCTGTGCAGTTATCGAAGGCACCCGCAATGTTGATATGCATGCGGTCAACATGGAAGGGCTGCTCTCCGCAGTGCCGGGAAGCATGGACCATTTCAAGACCGCCATGAACATGACCGCCACCCCACGCAATATGCCGACATTTGACCCGCGCAGCCCCAAGTGGACCTCATCACTGAATCACGTCACCAAGCGGCTGGAAAAGCTTTTCCGCAAGCATGGCAAGAATCAGGAAGAAATCCACAAGACTCTCCATGAGGTATATTTCTTCATCAGGCAGGACCTGCTCTACATGCCCTACCTGTATAACGAAATTCTTGATATGGCAGGGCTGGCAAGGGCCAAGTCGCGCTACGTGCCCAAGGATCTGCCTCACTACAAGCGGATCGTCAAAAAAATTCTGACCAAAGTCCGCCACATGGACCGGGCCATGAATGTGTCCGCAAACCGCAAGGCGGCCTGA
- a CDS encoding cysteine synthase: MFARDILELVGGTPLVEMRVLNPNKNVKILAKLEAMNPGGSIKDRAAGAMIRKAEKSGELTPDKIIIEATSGNTGIGLAMACAVRGYKLMLIMPETASEERKMIMRAYGAEIMLTPGHLATDGAIEQAYRFYREEPGKYLLMDQYNNEASIEAHYDGTGQEIWDQTDGKVTHVVVCLGTTGTVMGITKRLKELNKDIQMIAVEPEPGHKIQGLKNMQESYPPGIYDKQKLDRIIRVQDNDAFDACRRLAKEEGVFVGMSSGAAMAGAALISSELEDGLVVTIFPDGGERYLSTPLFRPQVLKGPKLFDQSSGEDRVLSISEAETGLFTMGPSFDNPYDPEVFRRVVLLDVLARHLEREGAKVSALVGLADLEDQTLAASRERGVDRESFSTEVATAVRKAAHLLGVRKSMRFERASESVDRTVELCRALLAHGLAYEKLRSVYFDISRDKGYGQMSNMDIDKVSLGKTVDMDDYVKENPRDFTLLKRATLQDLKLGDIIETEWGNVRPSWFMQQAVTALEGLPGVSLMLAGEIHRFPHLDNLRAIWAGAGVSPQAWMVAQPVLPGGPVLPCVDELIEQSGQPIAVRMWMLSSSYKKPLVCSEQSISMWVKNQQKLQDLAAGLSIHAGDSGEVSEDIDQEVFTLKSGLSQALNDNLKLHRFWPILFSFTKTINSQLGSAKLSAKEAKFCLDQLLEVDDILGILDHEAMPVPFVSLPEEAKDLLEQRELARANKDFATADGLRDKLLEHGFNVEDSSEGARVFRVKN, translated from the coding sequence ATGTTTGCGCGTGATATTCTTGAACTGGTCGGCGGAACCCCGCTTGTTGAAATGCGGGTGCTGAATCCCAATAAAAATGTCAAGATTCTGGCTAAGCTGGAAGCCATGAATCCCGGCGGTTCCATCAAGGACCGTGCAGCCGGGGCTATGATCCGTAAGGCTGAGAAGAGCGGGGAGCTGACCCCGGATAAAATCATCATCGAAGCTACTTCCGGCAATACCGGAATCGGGCTGGCCATGGCCTGTGCCGTGCGCGGTTACAAGCTGATGCTGATAATGCCCGAGACCGCTTCCGAAGAACGCAAGATGATTATGCGCGCCTACGGGGCCGAGATTATGCTCACCCCCGGCCACCTTGCCACGGACGGGGCCATTGAACAGGCTTATCGTTTTTACCGTGAGGAGCCGGGAAAGTACTTGCTCATGGATCAGTACAATAATGAAGCCTCCATCGAGGCTCATTATGATGGAACCGGGCAGGAAATCTGGGATCAAACCGACGGGAAAGTTACCCACGTTGTTGTTTGCCTCGGTACCACCGGAACGGTCATGGGCATCACCAAGCGACTCAAAGAGTTGAATAAAGATATCCAGATGATCGCGGTGGAACCCGAGCCGGGACACAAGATTCAGGGCCTTAAAAATATGCAGGAATCTTATCCTCCCGGCATTTACGATAAGCAGAAGCTTGATCGTATTATCCGGGTGCAGGATAACGACGCATTTGATGCCTGCCGCCGTCTTGCCAAAGAAGAAGGGGTGTTTGTAGGCATGAGTTCCGGTGCTGCCATGGCCGGGGCTGCTTTGATTTCTTCCGAACTTGAAGACGGGCTGGTGGTGACCATTTTTCCTGATGGCGGTGAGCGTTATCTTTCTACCCCTCTGTTTCGTCCGCAGGTACTCAAGGGACCGAAACTTTTTGACCAGAGCAGCGGCGAGGACCGGGTACTTTCCATCTCCGAGGCCGAAACCGGGCTTTTCACTATGGGACCGTCCTTTGATAATCCCTACGATCCTGAAGTGTTCCGGCGCGTAGTCCTGCTGGATGTGCTGGCCCGTCATCTTGAACGTGAGGGTGCCAAGGTTTCCGCGCTGGTGGGCCTTGCCGATCTTGAGGATCAGACTTTAGCTGCTTCCCGTGAACGGGGTGTGGACCGGGAATCTTTTTCCACTGAGGTTGCTACAGCCGTGCGCAAGGCCGCTCATCTGCTGGGTGTGCGCAAGTCTATGCGTTTTGAACGTGCTTCCGAATCCGTGGACCGCACAGTGGAGCTTTGTCGTGCTTTGTTGGCCCACGGTTTGGCTTACGAGAAGCTGCGTTCTGTATATTTCGACATCTCCCGTGACAAGGGCTACGGTCAGATGTCCAACATGGATATCGATAAGGTCAGTCTCGGCAAGACTGTAGATATGGATGATTATGTAAAAGAGAATCCGCGTGATTTCACTCTGCTCAAGCGTGCAACATTGCAAGACCTTAAACTCGGCGACATCATCGAGACCGAGTGGGGCAATGTGCGTCCCAGCTGGTTTATGCAGCAGGCCGTGACCGCTCTTGAAGGATTGCCCGGAGTAAGTCTCATGCTGGCCGGGGAAATTCACCGCTTTCCGCATCTGGATAACCTGCGCGCCATCTGGGCTGGAGCCGGGGTTTCCCCGCAGGCATGGATGGTGGCCCAGCCGGTACTTCCCGGCGGTCCGGTGCTGCCCTGTGTGGATGAACTTATCGAGCAGTCCGGACAGCCCATAGCTGTACGTATGTGGATGCTCTCATCTTCCTACAAGAAGCCGCTGGTTTGCAGTGAGCAGTCCATTTCCATGTGGGTCAAGAATCAGCAGAAATTGCAGGATTTAGCCGCAGGTCTGAGCATACATGCCGGGGATTCCGGTGAGGTGTCCGAAGATATTGATCAGGAGGTCTTTACCCTTAAGTCCGGTCTTTCGCAGGCCCTGAACGACAACCTCAAGCTGCATCGTTTCTGGCCCATCCTATTCAGCTTCACCAAGACTATTAATTCCCAGCTGGGCAGCGCAAAGCTCTCAGCCAAGGAAGCTAAATTCTGCCTCGATCAGCTTCTCGAAGTTGACGACATCCTAGGCATCCTCGATCACGAAGCCATGCCCGTACCGTTCGTCTCCCTACCCGAAGAAGCAAAGGATCTGCTGGAGCAACGCGAGCTTGCCCGCGCAAATAAGGATTTTGCCACTGCCGACGGCTTGCGCGACAAGCTGCTGGAGCATGGCTTTAATGTTGAGGACAGTTCCGAGGGGGCGCGGGTTTTCCGGGTGAAGAATTAG
- a CDS encoding ATP-binding protein yields MVLEKNFVFEYWITMPDKNDSEIFDVEEHLKSLAESDDLTKWLSDVDVSKHIADWLEEEGFKRWQVRLGLRIVTPVLLSCGKCAGKLMADTMKQRLISRIKRFDWIKDFLERLEDLQKKTDQQIEGENILKSRLESRIDRSAGDIEYRKALSLDLQAHLSQMDMLEEMKGYLDCIKGLLMPQPQFKRVFASADERDRFIYRSQYIPFVGREKELNFLHDFLYDEKRVCWQAIIGPGGIGKSRLGLEFCLRNGGAYRAGILHNLNFEFEKWIPSQPTLLVIDYATQNEERLKQILDHLSNQEDVFEYNVRVLILDRDNADSKLKDLYTDSYIRCSRHSDEPYLLNQSGVDVAEAIFDFFYVAEGEEVPEGWEDHIVKLKEIDPVMRPLFAAYFAEATAKGGCGRECSRESLLLDVIKREEEKFWKPYGVTEADKALLALATIVGGISTEYDFDSPECVTSLGELVYEKDRFKVLNCEAHGKDDVTHLIPPWEPDLVGELFVLEFLKDDEDIGVNRYRNDILNVAWIHRPNETAFFIDKVRKDYFEHPSVGILFSLPRNITELGAAYWAIAAVNFIIDYVKNGKLKLALEYYHYMTGLCSIYKSNIRVYDERCKGLFELSAYLKFGANPEFAEFCYSEFCLLFSKQDIGNKGIENLFRCAVNLVNYLAESKKYKESLGIYKIVSERIASIENEEVLLLFLELTVNIINVYTALGEVRNALCAYKKIRSYSFVGNQLKRASLAKIQAVGNLIEGCVENNFRINIAEPYGDAENVYLANKSECIAVKKTLLDAFLLCRFVETGDLNKVRYFWSQIKNAESCYAQNEDIAIAKARSAVNLMSKLRGDDSFGAGDAIKREVSLLISNFPKSKNLHLQYIKLLVNLVACYVDIGHSDAAYDVYGELKDINVKKNDNDTAYYQAAAAFSLAHYYSDNEMESNLDEIREDMLLLQDYCTSEKVAKLVAKFP; encoded by the coding sequence GTGGTACTTGAAAAGAATTTTGTGTTCGAATACTGGATAACTATGCCTGATAAAAATGATTCTGAAATATTTGATGTTGAAGAACACCTTAAGTCTCTTGCTGAGTCGGATGATCTCACTAAGTGGCTTTCTGATGTTGATGTTTCAAAGCACATCGCCGATTGGCTGGAAGAAGAGGGCTTCAAACGTTGGCAAGTCCGTTTGGGCTTGAGAATTGTCACGCCCGTGCTTTTGTCCTGTGGAAAATGTGCTGGAAAGCTCATGGCTGATACGATGAAGCAGAGGCTCATCAGCAGAATCAAGCGTTTTGATTGGATCAAGGATTTTCTGGAAAGGCTTGAAGACTTACAGAAGAAGACAGACCAGCAAATTGAGGGCGAGAATATCTTAAAATCGCGGCTTGAGAGTAGAATTGATCGTTCTGCGGGGGATATTGAGTATAGAAAAGCCTTGTCGTTGGATTTGCAGGCTCATTTATCCCAGATGGATATGCTTGAGGAGATGAAAGGATACCTTGATTGTATCAAGGGACTACTTATGCCTCAGCCACAATTCAAACGTGTTTTTGCCAGTGCAGATGAGCGTGACCGTTTTATTTATCGTTCCCAATACATTCCTTTTGTGGGTAGGGAAAAGGAACTAAATTTTCTGCACGACTTTTTGTATGACGAAAAACGGGTCTGCTGGCAGGCAATCATTGGTCCCGGCGGAATAGGTAAAAGCAGGCTGGGGCTTGAGTTTTGTTTACGCAACGGTGGTGCTTACCGGGCAGGCATCCTGCATAATCTGAATTTTGAATTTGAAAAGTGGATTCCCAGCCAGCCGACATTGCTTGTTATTGACTACGCCACACAGAACGAAGAACGTTTAAAGCAGATTCTCGATCATCTTAGCAATCAGGAAGATGTCTTTGAATACAATGTCAGAGTCCTGATTCTTGATAGGGATAATGCCGATTCCAAGCTTAAAGATTTATATACCGATTCGTATATCAGATGTTCTCGTCATTCAGACGAACCATATCTTCTGAACCAATCAGGCGTGGATGTAGCAGAGGCTATTTTTGATTTTTTCTATGTAGCTGAAGGCGAGGAAGTCCCTGAAGGTTGGGAAGATCATATCGTGAAGTTAAAAGAGATTGATCCGGTTATGCGTCCTCTTTTTGCTGCATATTTTGCTGAAGCAACAGCAAAAGGTGGGTGTGGTAGGGAGTGCAGTCGAGAATCTCTTTTGTTGGATGTGATCAAACGCGAAGAAGAGAAGTTCTGGAAGCCCTATGGGGTTACCGAGGCTGATAAGGCTTTGTTGGCGTTGGCTACTATTGTTGGGGGGATATCTACTGAATACGATTTTGACTCACCAGAGTGTGTAACTTCGCTAGGGGAGTTAGTCTACGAGAAAGACCGTTTTAAAGTTCTGAATTGTGAAGCTCACGGGAAAGATGATGTGACTCATCTGATTCCGCCTTGGGAACCGGATTTGGTCGGTGAGCTTTTTGTGCTTGAATTTTTGAAAGATGATGAAGACATAGGAGTGAATAGGTATCGTAATGATATTTTGAATGTGGCGTGGATTCATCGGCCTAATGAAACGGCCTTTTTTATTGATAAAGTAAGGAAGGATTATTTTGAACATCCTTCAGTTGGCATTTTGTTTAGTTTGCCTAGAAATATTACTGAATTAGGAGCTGCTTATTGGGCGATTGCTGCTGTAAATTTTATTATTGATTACGTTAAAAATGGAAAATTGAAATTAGCCCTTGAGTATTATCATTACATGACAGGTTTGTGTTCTATATATAAAAGTAATATAAGAGTCTATGATGAAAGATGTAAGGGGTTATTTGAATTAAGCGCATACCTTAAATTTGGAGCAAATCCTGAATTTGCTGAATTCTGCTATTCAGAGTTTTGTCTTTTGTTTAGCAAGCAGGATATTGGGAATAAAGGGATTGAGAATTTATTTCGTTGTGCAGTTAATCTTGTAAATTACCTTGCTGAGAGCAAAAAGTACAAGGAATCGTTAGGTATTTATAAAATTGTGTCTGAACGTATTGCTAGCATTGAAAATGAAGAGGTTTTGCTACTGTTTCTTGAGCTAACTGTAAATATTATCAATGTGTATACTGCATTAGGTGAAGTTAGAAATGCTCTCTGTGCATATAAAAAGATACGGTCCTATTCTTTCGTAGGTAACCAACTGAAAAGAGCTTCATTGGCTAAGATTCAAGCTGTTGGTAACTTAATAGAAGGGTGTGTTGAGAATAATTTTAGAATAAATATTGCTGAGCCTTATGGTGATGCAGAAAATGTTTATCTAGCCAATAAATCTGAATGTATTGCAGTTAAAAAAACGTTATTGGACGCTTTTCTTTTATGCAGATTTGTTGAAACAGGAGATCTCAACAAGGTTCGCTATTTTTGGTCTCAAATAAAAAATGCTGAATCATGTTATGCTCAAAATGAAGATATAGCTATAGCCAAAGCTAGGAGTGCAGTTAACTTAATGAGCAAACTTAGGGGGGATGATTCTTTTGGTGCTGGAGATGCGATAAAGAGAGAAGTTTCTTTATTGATTTCCAATTTTCCTAAAAGCAAGAATCTACATTTACAATATATAAAGTTGTTAGTTAATCTTGTTGCTTGTTATGTTGATATCGGTCACTCAGACGCTGCGTACGATGTGTACGGTGAATTAAAAGATATAAATGTCAAAAAAAACGATAATGATACAGCATATTATCAAGCTGCAGCAGCTTTTAGCCTAGCTCACTATTATAGTGATAACGAGATGGAATCCAATCTAGATGAGATTAGAGAGGATATGTTGCTATTGCAAGATTATTGCACAAGTGAAAAAGTAGCAAAACTAGTAGCAAAATTTCCTTAA
- a CDS encoding adenylate/guanylate cyclase domain-containing protein, protein MLNILKKITGSDSFFLLLTGLAVSILVASLYIFQPPILQFVDYKIYDQFMRSSPVGKKTSIPVIIDIDDESLAELGQWPWPRYRMALLLAKIQQAGALSTGLDILIGEPDRTSPATIKKSLREELGVAVSFKGLPQGLMDNDLVLADVLKQGRYVLGFYFDFLEGQTPSVDDQPCFAKPVPIAQIRAKGAPQLKDLTLNALGAICPLPVLAKASPLCGFYNSITDYDGVVRRVPLIITMDGKQYPSLALATLMKALGRKNIIAKSSPIGIESIRVGKTTIPVDAKGQMMVRYRGGMEEFPYYSAKDILSGKVGEKELKGKIVFMGTSAAGLRDLRVTPFASDYPGVEVHATIVDNILTRDFILKPDWVPGLELLLVLAAGIISMILLTWSRSMWMILPIAAMGTGIFYGSLYIFQSYNAYFTPMYALIALGTNFTLLTLIKFWREEGQKKFLQATFSSYLAPELIDEMFSNREMPELGGEARQVTAYFTDIQSFSTFSEKLTAPQLVELLNEYLSVMTDILIEEKGTLDKYEGDAIIAFFGAPMDVPDHALRACRVAVKMQQAGLKLRDKWAKEEQLPDEPDRNTKNFPEEQWAKGEKWPRVVHNMRTRIGVNSGEIVVGNMGSSMRMNYTMMGDAVNLAARLEEGAKQFGIFTAVSHFTLDLEVEVDGETHKLLDLVEARLIDNIQVVGKNEPVRIYELVAMKGGLTDNEEILFDLFNKAREEYVAQNWDKAIELYKEANKYELYDDTKFTPSDVFIKRAEEHRLNPPVPEGEIWDGVYRMTKK, encoded by the coding sequence ATGCTGAACATATTAAAAAAAATAACCGGGTCCGATTCCTTTTTCCTGCTCCTCACCGGGCTGGCGGTCTCCATTCTGGTCGCATCTCTTTATATTTTCCAACCTCCCATCCTCCAGTTTGTGGATTACAAAATCTACGATCAATTCATGCGCTCCAGTCCGGTTGGAAAAAAAACAAGCATCCCGGTAATTATTGATATTGACGACGAAAGCCTTGCCGAACTCGGGCAGTGGCCGTGGCCCCGCTACCGCATGGCCCTGCTGCTGGCCAAGATCCAGCAGGCCGGGGCACTTTCCACCGGGCTTGATATTCTCATCGGGGAACCAGACCGCACTTCCCCGGCTACCATCAAGAAAAGTCTGCGTGAAGAACTGGGAGTTGCTGTCAGCTTCAAAGGTCTGCCTCAAGGTTTGATGGATAATGATCTGGTACTGGCTGATGTCCTTAAGCAAGGTCGTTATGTGTTAGGTTTTTATTTTGATTTTCTGGAAGGACAAACTCCGTCAGTAGATGACCAGCCCTGCTTTGCCAAACCAGTACCCATCGCCCAGATCAGAGCCAAAGGCGCCCCTCAGCTCAAGGACCTGACCCTAAATGCTCTGGGTGCCATCTGCCCGCTTCCCGTACTGGCAAAAGCATCCCCTTTGTGCGGTTTCTACAACTCCATTACCGACTATGACGGAGTAGTGCGCCGTGTTCCGCTGATTATCACCATGGACGGCAAGCAATATCCCAGCCTCGCCCTTGCGACATTAATGAAAGCTCTGGGCCGCAAGAACATTATCGCCAAAAGCAGCCCCATCGGCATTGAATCTATCCGCGTAGGCAAAACCACCATCCCCGTGGACGCCAAAGGCCAGATGATGGTCCGTTACCGAGGCGGCATGGAAGAATTCCCCTACTATAGTGCCAAGGATATTCTCAGCGGCAAAGTCGGGGAAAAGGAACTCAAGGGCAAAATAGTCTTCATGGGCACGTCCGCCGCAGGACTGCGCGATTTAAGGGTTACTCCCTTTGCATCGGATTATCCCGGCGTGGAAGTCCATGCCACAATTGTAGACAACATCCTGACCCGCGATTTCATCCTCAAACCGGATTGGGTGCCGGGTCTGGAACTGCTGCTGGTACTGGCGGCGGGTATAATCTCCATGATCCTGCTTACCTGGTCCCGCTCCATGTGGATGATCCTGCCCATCGCGGCCATGGGTACTGGAATTTTCTACGGATCACTATATATTTTCCAGAGTTACAACGCATATTTCACGCCCATGTACGCACTCATTGCACTGGGCACAAACTTCACCCTGCTGACCCTGATCAAATTCTGGCGAGAGGAAGGGCAAAAGAAATTCCTACAAGCAACCTTCTCATCCTATCTGGCCCCGGAGCTCATCGACGAAATGTTCTCCAACCGCGAAATGCCGGAACTGGGCGGCGAAGCAAGGCAGGTTACCGCCTACTTTACCGACATCCAAAGCTTCTCCACTTTCTCGGAAAAGCTGACCGCGCCGCAGCTGGTTGAATTGCTCAACGAATATCTTTCGGTCATGACTGATATCCTCATTGAGGAAAAAGGAACCCTCGATAAATACGAAGGTGATGCGATCATCGCCTTTTTCGGTGCGCCCATGGATGTACCGGATCACGCCCTGCGCGCCTGCCGGGTAGCGGTAAAAATGCAACAGGCCGGGCTTAAATTGCGCGACAAATGGGCCAAGGAAGAGCAGCTTCCTGATGAACCGGACCGCAACACCAAGAATTTCCCTGAAGAGCAATGGGCCAAGGGCGAAAAGTGGCCTAGAGTTGTGCACAACATGCGTACAAGGATCGGGGTCAACTCCGGTGAAATCGTGGTCGGAAACATGGGTTCATCTATGCGCATGAACTACACCATGATGGGTGACGCGGTTAACCTCGCCGCCCGTCTGGAAGAAGGGGCGAAACAGTTCGGTATCTTTACCGCAGTATCCCATTTCACCCTTGATCTGGAAGTGGAAGTTGACGGCGAAACCCACAAGCTACTTGATCTGGTGGAAGCACGTCTCATCGATAACATTCAGGTGGTCGGTAAAAACGAACCGGTCCGCATCTACGAACTGGTAGCCATGAAAGGCGGCCTGACCGATAACGAAGAAATCCTCTTTGATCTCTTCAACAAAGCCCGCGAGGAATACGTAGCCCAAAACTGGGACAAGGCCATTGAATTATACAAGGAAGCCAACAAATACGAACTCTACGACGACACCAAATTCACACCCTCAGATGTGTTCATCAAGCGCGCCGAAGAGCATAGGCTCAATCCCCCGGTACCAGAAGGAGAAATTTGGGATGGGGTTTATCGGATGACTAAGAAGTAG
- a CDS encoding TolC family protein has protein sequence MLFGAFSVAFAQQEMSPMNPKQSDGKPYLRAILNDLLSTHDRIKAAEARVESAEHLVSQSWSGWTPSIDVSVEGGREEIDKPGGGTNKYRNEQRIEATQMLYDFGGVNSNIDSTNALLNEYKAVLEQTRQELMIQGVQAYLELIRARETLKYAIQSEESMKRLSGMEETLVKRGAGLSYKELQIKAQLAGATSYRVTVERSVQTARNRFKAVYGFPVTMDEIDKMVPVEMPSSYMPASLDDAITQAQSQNPMLLQLKFSKERLSHDVDVQEATLFPKFEFVAEGKRREQDQGASGVRMENKATFQVSYTGFSGLYEYEATQAAKANLREIRKMTLDVRRDVEEKVRNAWLELMTLRKNAELYRTQANITAEFLELIKKKRATGEQVELLDILVGERDYSTATSASVTADIDNIIFAYKLLYEMGMMSINVFK, from the coding sequence ATGCTGTTCGGTGCGTTCAGCGTTGCCTTTGCGCAGCAGGAAATGTCCCCGATGAACCCAAAACAATCTGACGGAAAGCCCTATCTTAGAGCTATTCTCAACGATCTTCTCTCCACTCATGACCGTATCAAGGCTGCGGAAGCACGTGTGGAATCTGCTGAGCACCTTGTCTCTCAGAGCTGGTCCGGCTGGACTCCTTCCATTGATGTTTCGGTTGAAGGTGGACGCGAGGAGATTGACAAGCCCGGCGGCGGTACCAACAAATACCGCAATGAACAACGCATTGAAGCCACCCAGATGCTGTATGATTTCGGCGGGGTGAATAGTAATATAGACAGCACAAATGCGCTGCTGAATGAATATAAAGCGGTCCTTGAGCAGACCCGTCAGGAATTGATGATTCAGGGTGTTCAGGCCTATCTGGAACTTATCCGGGCACGGGAAACCCTCAAGTATGCTATCCAGTCCGAAGAGAGTATGAAGCGTCTTTCCGGTATGGAAGAAACTCTGGTTAAGCGCGGTGCAGGACTTTCCTACAAGGAACTCCAGATCAAGGCCCAGCTTGCCGGGGCGACTTCATACAGGGTTACTGTTGAGCGTTCTGTACAGACTGCGCGCAACCGTTTCAAGGCTGTTTACGGTTTTCCTGTTACCATGGATGAAATCGATAAAATGGTTCCGGTTGAAATGCCCTCCAGCTACATGCCTGCATCACTTGATGACGCCATCACTCAGGCCCAGTCCCAGAACCCCATGCTGTTGCAACTTAAATTTTCCAAGGAAAGGCTTTCCCACGATGTTGATGTGCAGGAAGCAACCCTTTTCCCCAAATTTGAGTTCGTAGCCGAAGGCAAAAGAAGGGAGCAGGATCAGGGTGCAAGTGGTGTCAGAATGGAGAATAAGGCCACATTTCAGGTCAGTTATACCGGTTTTTCCGGTCTTTATGAATACGAGGCTACTCAGGCTGCTAAAGCCAATTTGCGCGAAATCCGCAAAATGACTTTGGACGTGAGACGCGATGTTGAGGAGAAAGTCCGCAACGCATGGCTTGAGCTGATGACCCTGCGCAAAAACGCTGAACTGTACAGAACTCAGGCTAACATCACCGCGGAATTCCTTGAGCTGATCAAGAAAAAGAGAGCCACCGGTGAACAGGTGGAACTGCTCGATATTCTTGTTGGTGAAAGGGATTACTCCACAGCGACCAGTGCCAGCGTTACCGCTGATATTGATAACATTATCTTCGCCTACAAGCTTCTGTACGAAATGGGTATGATGAGCATCAACGTTTTCAAATAA